The following coding sequences are from one uncultured Desulfobacter sp. window:
- a CDS encoding ABC transporter substrate-binding protein: MKNRSLGNLIVVLTLLLCLSGGCRDKAPQSYTVGILSGTKAFEAVGEAFVRKMGELGYHEGANITYAFSGVYFDQDKLKEAAEKFVADNVDLIVAFPTGAAVAAHKAVQGSEIPVVFTWATIDDNDLAKSIREHSRNITGVVYPPLSDIFMKRFEVLTDLVPSARRILLLNHIGYPTSIGTLKALKKLAPSMNIELAIVPITSLEDIIAALDGKGNYDLGRIDAIYTMPEPITADPENFKILSHYAEKNRIPLGGATDFTARAGALFSYAPLFADAGHLAALLADKILQGVKPNSLPLVTLEGQLRINLKQAQKLGMTVPEGLLKLAVEIIHE; this comes from the coding sequence ATGAAAAATCGTTCGCTCGGAAATTTGATTGTGGTCCTGACACTTTTGCTCTGCCTGTCCGGCGGCTGCCGAGACAAGGCGCCGCAGTCCTACACGGTGGGGATTCTATCCGGAACCAAGGCCTTTGAAGCTGTGGGAGAGGCCTTTGTCCGGAAAATGGGGGAATTGGGGTACCATGAGGGCGCCAATATCACCTATGCGTTTTCCGGGGTATACTTTGACCAGGATAAACTCAAAGAGGCTGCCGAGAAATTCGTCGCCGATAACGTGGACCTGATCGTGGCCTTTCCCACAGGTGCCGCCGTGGCGGCCCACAAAGCGGTTCAAGGCTCGGAGATCCCCGTTGTTTTCACCTGGGCCACCATTGACGACAATGACCTTGCCAAAAGCATCCGGGAGCACAGCCGGAACATAACAGGCGTTGTCTATCCGCCCCTGTCGGATATATTTATGAAACGGTTTGAGGTGTTAACGGACCTTGTGCCTTCGGCAAGGCGAATCCTATTGTTGAACCATATCGGTTATCCCACCAGCATCGGCACCTTAAAGGCCTTGAAAAAATTGGCCCCATCCATGAATATCGAACTTGCCATCGTTCCCATCACCTCCCTGGAGGATATCATTGCCGCGCTGGACGGCAAGGGAAATTACGACCTGGGCCGCATTGACGCCATCTATACGATGCCCGAACCCATTACGGCCGACCCTGAAAATTTCAAGATCCTGAGCCATTATGCAGAAAAAAACCGGATTCCCCTTGGCGGTGCCACCGATTTTACGGCCCGGGCAGGCGCCCTGTTCAGCTATGCCCCCCTGTTTGCAGATGCAGGCCACCTGGCAGCCCTGCTGGCTGACAAGATCCTCCAAGGCGTTAAACCCAATTCCCTGCCCCTGGTCACCTTGGAGGGCCAGTTGCGTATCAACCTGAAGCAGGCTCAAAAGTTGGGGATGACCGTGCCGGAAGGATTGCTGAAACTGGCCGTAGAGATCATCCATGAATAA